A region from the Pseudomonas sp. KU26590 genome encodes:
- the recQ gene encoding DNA helicase RecQ encodes MLDQAQRVLKDIFGYDSFRGRQGAIIERVASGGDALVLMPTGGGKSLCFQVPGLLRDGLAVVVSPLIALMDDQVATLEELGVSAAALNSTLSAEQQRDLANRIRLGEIKMLYLAPERLVQPRMLSFLQNLKIALFAIDEAHCVSQWGHDFRPEYLQLGQLAELFPDVPRIALTATADKRTREEIVERLHLQNAERFLSSFDRPNIFYRIVPKEQPRKQLLAFLSERRSDAGIVYCLSRKKVEETAAFLSDNGYPALPYHAGLPIETRSSNQRRFLNEEGLIMVATIAFGMGIDKPNVRFVAHMDLPKSLEAYYQETGRAGRDGLPADAWMAYGLQDVLMLKQMLQNSEGDERHKRVEQHKLDAMLALCEETRCRRQSLLAYFDEIMPNPCGHCDNCVDGVQTWDATEPARQALSAIYRTGQRYGVGHLVDVLLGKGNDKVQSFGHQKLAVFGVGKSRSEGEWRSLFRQLVARGLADIDLEGYGGLRLSDTCRPLLRGEVTLQLRRDLKPQTTAKASGSPASQLVRGEEREQWEALRALRRKLAEEHGVPPYVIFPDSTLLEMLRSQPGTMAEMGRVSGVGARKLERYGEAFLEVLGGAAPAPRVVADVRHELISLARAGMTPMQIAGQLQCSEKNVYTMLAEAIGKQQLSLDQALDLPEDLMTEIQDAFLDGEGELPPVAAIAELFTGRVPEGVLYCVRAALQSEFEV; translated from the coding sequence ATGCTCGACCAGGCTCAACGCGTACTTAAAGACATCTTCGGCTACGACAGCTTCCGTGGTCGCCAGGGTGCCATTATCGAGCGCGTGGCCAGTGGCGGTGATGCATTGGTGCTGATGCCCACTGGCGGCGGCAAATCCCTGTGTTTCCAGGTGCCGGGCCTGTTGCGCGACGGTCTCGCGGTGGTGGTTTCACCGCTCATCGCGTTGATGGACGATCAGGTGGCGACCCTGGAAGAACTGGGCGTGTCGGCCGCTGCGCTGAACTCAACGCTCAGCGCCGAGCAGCAACGCGACCTCGCGAACCGCATTCGTCTGGGCGAAATCAAGATGCTGTATCTGGCGCCAGAGCGCTTGGTTCAGCCGCGCATGCTGTCGTTTTTGCAGAACCTCAAGATCGCCTTGTTCGCCATCGACGAAGCCCACTGCGTGTCGCAATGGGGTCATGATTTCCGTCCTGAGTACCTGCAGCTGGGGCAACTGGCCGAGCTGTTTCCGGACGTGCCGCGCATCGCCCTGACCGCGACGGCCGACAAGCGGACCCGCGAAGAGATTGTCGAGCGTCTGCATCTGCAGAACGCCGAGCGCTTCCTGTCGAGTTTCGACCGCCCGAATATTTTTTACCGCATCGTGCCCAAGGAACAGCCGCGCAAGCAGTTGCTGGCGTTTCTGTCCGAGCGGCGCAGCGACGCCGGCATCGTTTATTGCCTGTCGCGCAAGAAGGTCGAAGAGACCGCGGCGTTCCTCAGCGACAACGGCTATCCGGCGCTGCCGTACCACGCCGGTTTGCCTATCGAAACCCGCTCCAGCAATCAGCGCCGCTTCCTTAATGAGGAAGGCCTGATCATGGTCGCCACCATTGCGTTCGGCATGGGTATCGACAAACCCAACGTGCGCTTCGTGGCGCACATGGATCTGCCCAAATCCCTGGAAGCCTATTACCAGGAGACCGGCCGGGCGGGGCGCGACGGTCTGCCCGCCGATGCGTGGATGGCGTACGGTCTGCAAGACGTGTTGATGCTCAAGCAGATGCTGCAGAACTCTGAGGGCGACGAGCGCCACAAACGCGTCGAACAGCACAAGCTCGACGCGATGCTGGCGCTGTGTGAAGAAACCCGTTGCCGACGTCAGTCGCTGCTCGCCTACTTCGACGAAATCATGCCCAACCCCTGTGGGCATTGTGATAACTGCGTCGACGGCGTGCAGACCTGGGACGCCACCGAACCTGCCAGACAGGCGCTTTCCGCGATTTATCGGACCGGCCAGCGCTACGGCGTGGGCCATCTGGTGGACGTTTTGCTGGGCAAGGGAAACGACAAGGTGCAGAGCTTCGGTCATCAGAAGCTCGCGGTCTTCGGCGTCGGCAAGAGCCGCAGCGAAGGCGAATGGCGTTCATTGTTCCGACAGCTGGTGGCTCGTGGTCTGGCCGACATTGATCTGGAAGGCTACGGCGGCTTGCGCCTGAGCGACACCTGCCGACCGCTCTTACGTGGCGAAGTCACCTTGCAACTGCGCCGTGACCTGAAACCGCAGACCACCGCGAAAGCTTCCGGCAGCCCGGCGAGCCAGCTGGTGCGCGGCGAAGAGCGCGAGCAGTGGGAGGCGCTGCGCGCTTTGCGGCGCAAGCTGGCGGAAGAACATGGCGTGCCGCCTTACGTCATCTTCCCGGATTCGACGTTGCTGGAAATGCTCCGCAGTCAGCCGGGGACCATGGCCGAAATGGGCCGTGTCAGCGGTGTGGGCGCTCGCAAGCTGGAGCGTTACGGCGAGGCATTCCTCGAAGTGCTCGGCGGTGCCGCACCGGCCCCGCGTGTGGTCGCCGATGTGCGGCACGAGCTCATCAGCCTTGCCCGCGCCGGCATGACGCCGATGCAGATCGCCGGGCAACTGCAGTGCTCGGAGAAGAACGTCTACACGATGCTTGCCGAAGCCATTGGCAAACAGCAGCTGTCACTGGATCAGGCACTGGATCTGCCCGAGGACCTGATGACCGAGATTCAGGACGCGTTCCTTGATGGCGAAGGCGAGCTGCCCCCTGTCGCCGCCATCGCCGAACTGTTTACAGGGCGCGTTCCCGAAGGTGTGCTGTATTGCGTGCGCGCGGCGTTGCAGTCGGAGTTCGAGGTTTAG
- a CDS encoding YecA family protein, whose product MSFAEQLHRLQAFLDADELHDEALDYVAAHGYLTALSICAETVPDREWIDALFAEPPHYADEAQHQEIEATLIQLKAHIARQLASDEEFELPCDLDLGDDPDDSELRGWCIGFMEGVFLRESAWFENDEEEVSEMLLPIMVGSGLFDEQPEFADIAADANLMDDMIVQIPEALTALYLLLQAPDEKPAILKPRHH is encoded by the coding sequence ATGTCCTTCGCTGAGCAATTACACCGCCTGCAAGCCTTCCTCGATGCCGATGAGCTGCATGACGAAGCGCTGGACTATGTAGCCGCCCACGGCTATTTGACCGCGCTGTCCATTTGCGCCGAAACCGTGCCGGATCGCGAGTGGATTGACGCACTGTTCGCCGAGCCTCCGCACTACGCCGACGAGGCGCAGCACCAGGAAATCGAAGCCACCCTGATCCAGCTCAAGGCGCACATCGCTCGCCAGCTGGCGTCGGACGAAGAGTTCGAATTGCCTTGCGATCTGGACCTGGGCGATGACCCTGATGACTCCGAGCTGCGTGGCTGGTGCATCGGCTTCATGGAAGGCGTGTTCCTCCGCGAATCTGCCTGGTTCGAGAACGACGAAGAGGAAGTCAGCGAGATGCTGCTGCCGATCATGGTCGGTTCAGGACTGTTCGATGAACAGCCAGAGTTCGCCGACATCGCTGCCGACGCCAACCTGATGGACGACATGATCGTGCAGATCCCGGAAGCGCTGACCGCGCTCTATCTGCTGCTGCAAGCCCCGGATGAAAAGCCGGCGATCCTCAAGCCTCGCCATCACTAA
- the pap gene encoding polyphosphate:AMP phosphotransferase, with protein MFESAEIGHTIDDETYDAEVPALREALLEAQYELHEQGKRQIIVLINGIEGAGKGETVKLLNDWMDPRYIEVRTFDQQTDEELARPPVWRYWRQLPPKGRIGVFFGNWYSQMIQGRVHKQFKDPVLDQAINGAERLEKMLVDEGAVIFKFWFHLSKRHMKLRLKTLKDDPLHSWRISPLDWQQSKTYDRFVRFGERVLRRTSRDYAPWHVIEGVDPNYRSLTVGRLLLEGLQNALKTPEGQTHLVGLGPLPNNSNELSLLDNLDMTLALEKDDYDDQLITEQARLSGLMRDKRMRRHSLVAVFEGNDAAGKGGAIKRVAGALDPRQYHIVPIAAPSQDELAQPYLWRFWRQIPARGKFTVFDRSWYGRVLVERVEGFCSEADWLRAYSEINDFEEQLTDFGVVVVKFWLAIDDKTQLERFQAREKVPFKRHKITEDDWRNRSKWPLYREAVGDMVDRTSTEIAPWTLVEANDKRWARVKVLRTINEAIEAAFKKSDKKHK; from the coding sequence ATGTTCGAATCCGCTGAAATCGGCCACACCATTGACGACGAAACCTACGATGCTGAAGTCCCGGCCCTGCGCGAAGCGCTGCTGGAGGCTCAGTACGAACTGCATGAACAAGGCAAGCGCCAGATCATCGTATTGATCAATGGCATCGAGGGCGCCGGCAAGGGCGAAACCGTCAAACTGCTCAACGACTGGATGGACCCCCGCTACATCGAAGTGCGCACCTTCGATCAGCAGACCGATGAAGAGCTGGCCCGTCCGCCGGTGTGGCGTTACTGGCGCCAATTGCCGCCGAAGGGCCGCATCGGTGTGTTTTTCGGGAACTGGTACAGCCAGATGATTCAGGGGCGGGTGCACAAGCAGTTCAAGGACCCGGTGCTGGACCAGGCCATCAACGGTGCCGAGCGGCTGGAAAAGATGCTGGTTGACGAAGGCGCAGTGATTTTCAAGTTCTGGTTTCATCTGTCCAAGCGGCACATGAAGCTGCGCCTCAAAACCCTCAAAGACGACCCTCTGCACAGTTGGCGAATCAGCCCGCTGGACTGGCAGCAATCGAAGACCTACGACCGCTTCGTGCGTTTTGGCGAGCGCGTGCTGCGCCGCACCAGTCGCGACTACGCGCCGTGGCATGTCATCGAAGGCGTCGACCCGAATTATCGCAGCCTGACCGTCGGCCGCTTGCTGCTCGAAGGTTTGCAGAACGCCCTGAAAACTCCCGAAGGGCAGACGCACCTTGTCGGCCTCGGCCCTTTGCCCAACAACAGCAATGAGCTGAGTCTGCTCGACAACCTCGACATGACACTGGCGCTCGAAAAGGACGACTACGACGATCAGCTGATTACCGAACAGGCGCGGCTTTCCGGGCTCATGCGCGACAAACGCATGCGCCGTCACTCGCTGGTAGCGGTGTTCGAAGGCAACGATGCAGCGGGCAAGGGCGGCGCGATCAAACGGGTCGCCGGGGCGCTTGATCCTCGCCAGTACCACATTGTGCCGATTGCCGCGCCCAGTCAGGACGAACTGGCTCAGCCTTATCTGTGGCGGTTCTGGCGGCAGATTCCGGCGCGGGGAAAATTCACCGTATTTGATCGGTCATGGTATGGACGTGTGCTGGTCGAACGGGTCGAAGGCTTCTGCTCCGAGGCGGACTGGCTGAGGGCTTACAGCGAGATCAACGACTTCGAAGAGCAGCTCACGGACTTCGGCGTCGTGGTGGTGAAGTTCTGGCTGGCGATCGACGACAAGACCCAGCTGGAGCGTTTTCAGGCGCGGGAGAAGGTGCCGTTCAAGCGCCACAAAATAACCGAGGACGACTGGCGCAACCGCAGCAAGTGGCCGCTGTATCGCGAGGCGGTAGGCGACATGGTTGACCGCACCAGCACTGAAATCGCCCCGTGGACGCTGGTCGAGGCCAACGACAAACGCTGGGCGCGGGTCAAGGTACTGCGCACGATCAACGAAGCGATCGAGGCGGCATTCAAGAAGAGTGACAAGAAACACAAGTAG